A portion of the Meriones unguiculatus strain TT.TT164.6M chromosome 11, Bangor_MerUng_6.1, whole genome shotgun sequence genome contains these proteins:
- the Metrn gene encoding meteorin isoform X1, giving the protein MLVAALLCALCCGLLVASARAGYSEDRCSWRGSGLTQEPGSVGQLTLDCTEGAIEWLYPAGALRLTLGSPDPGTRPSIVCLRPARPFAGAQVFAERMGGNLELLLAEGPDLAGGRCLRWGPRERRALFLQATPHRDISRRVAAFRFELHEDQRAEMSPQAQGLGVDGACRPCSDAELLLAACTSDFVIHGTIHGVTHDEELQESVITVLATRVIRQTLPLLQEGGSEGQGHASFRTLLRCGVRPGPGSFLFMGWSRFGEAWLGCAPRFQEFSRVYTAALTAHINPCEVALD; this is encoded by the exons ATGCTGGTAGCCGCGCTTCTCTGCGCGCTGTGCTGCGGCCTCCTGGTTGCATCCGCTCGCGCCGGCTACTCCGAGGACCGCTGCAGCTGGAGGGGCAG CGGTTTGACCCAGGAGCCCGGCAGCGTGGGGCAGCTGACCCTGGATTGTACTGAGGGCGCTATCGAGTGGCTGTATCCAGCCGGGGCGCTGCGCCTGACCCTGGGCAGCCCCGATCCGGGCACGCGGCCCAGCATCGTCTGTCTGCGTCCAGCGCGGCCTTTCGCTGGTGCCCAGGTCTTCGCCGAACGGATGGGCGGCAACCTAGAGTTGCTACTGGCGGAGGGCCCAGACCTGGCTGGGGGCCGCTGCCTGCGCTGGGGTCCCCGCGAGCGCCGAGCCCTTTTCCTGCAGGCCACACCACACCGCGACATCAGCCGCAGGGTTGCTGCCTTCCGTTTTGAGCTGCACGAGGATCAACGTGCAGAAATGTCTCCCCAGGCCCAAGGTCTTGGTGTGGATG GTGCCTGCAGGCCCTGCAGTGATGCTGAGCTCCTTCTGGCTGCATGTACCAGTGACTTCG TGATCCATGGGACCATTCATGGCGTCACCCACGACGAGGAGCTGCAAGAATCAGTCATCACTGTGCTGGCCACCCGTGTCATCCGCCAGACACTGCCACTGTTGCAGGAAGGGGGCTCGGAGGGCCAGGGCCATGCCTCCTTTCGTACCTTGTTGCGCTGTGGTGTGCGTCCTGGCCCAGGCTCCTTCCTCTTCATGGGCTGGAGCCGATTTGGCGAAGCTTGGCTGGGCTGTGCTCCCCGCTTCCAAGAGTTCAGCCGTGTCTATACAGCTGCCCTTACAGCCCACATCAACCCATGTGAGGTGGCACTGGACTGA
- the Metrn gene encoding meteorin isoform X2 produces MLVAALLCALCCGLLVASARAGYSEDRCSWRGSGLTQEPGSVGQLTLDCTEGAIEWLYPAGALRLTLGSPDPGTRPSIVCLRPARPFAGAQVFAERMGGNLELLLAEGPDLAGGRCLRWGPRERRALFLQATPHRDISRRVAAFRFELHEDQRAEMSPQAQGACRPCSDAELLLAACTSDFVIHGTIHGVTHDEELQESVITVLATRVIRQTLPLLQEGGSEGQGHASFRTLLRCGVRPGPGSFLFMGWSRFGEAWLGCAPRFQEFSRVYTAALTAHINPCEVALD; encoded by the exons ATGCTGGTAGCCGCGCTTCTCTGCGCGCTGTGCTGCGGCCTCCTGGTTGCATCCGCTCGCGCCGGCTACTCCGAGGACCGCTGCAGCTGGAGGGGCAG CGGTTTGACCCAGGAGCCCGGCAGCGTGGGGCAGCTGACCCTGGATTGTACTGAGGGCGCTATCGAGTGGCTGTATCCAGCCGGGGCGCTGCGCCTGACCCTGGGCAGCCCCGATCCGGGCACGCGGCCCAGCATCGTCTGTCTGCGTCCAGCGCGGCCTTTCGCTGGTGCCCAGGTCTTCGCCGAACGGATGGGCGGCAACCTAGAGTTGCTACTGGCGGAGGGCCCAGACCTGGCTGGGGGCCGCTGCCTGCGCTGGGGTCCCCGCGAGCGCCGAGCCCTTTTCCTGCAGGCCACACCACACCGCGACATCAGCCGCAGGGTTGCTGCCTTCCGTTTTGAGCTGCACGAGGATCAACGTGCAGAAATGTCTCCCCAGGCCCAAG GTGCCTGCAGGCCCTGCAGTGATGCTGAGCTCCTTCTGGCTGCATGTACCAGTGACTTCG TGATCCATGGGACCATTCATGGCGTCACCCACGACGAGGAGCTGCAAGAATCAGTCATCACTGTGCTGGCCACCCGTGTCATCCGCCAGACACTGCCACTGTTGCAGGAAGGGGGCTCGGAGGGCCAGGGCCATGCCTCCTTTCGTACCTTGTTGCGCTGTGGTGTGCGTCCTGGCCCAGGCTCCTTCCTCTTCATGGGCTGGAGCCGATTTGGCGAAGCTTGGCTGGGCTGTGCTCCCCGCTTCCAAGAGTTCAGCCGTGTCTATACAGCTGCCCTTACAGCCCACATCAACCCATGTGAGGTGGCACTGGACTGA